The proteins below are encoded in one region of Hordeum vulgare subsp. vulgare chromosome 3H, MorexV3_pseudomolecules_assembly, whole genome shotgun sequence:
- the LOC123444349 gene encoding reticulon-like protein B1: MAEHKEEEPVAESMMDKISDKFHGGGGSSSSSSSDSDDDKKGSAAGVKAKIYRLFGREQPVHAVLGGGKPADLVLWRNKKISGGVLAGATAIWLLFEVMEYHLLTLVGHCLILSLATLFLWSNVCIFIHKSPPNIPEVKIPEDLTVNIALSLRHEINRGLFTLREIGHGRDLKKFLIVIGGLWVLSVLGSCCNFLTLSYIVFVVLYTVPVLYEKYDDKVDAFGEKAMIELKKYYAIFEEKVLSKIPKGALKNKKH; encoded by the exons ATGGCGGAGCACAAGGAGGAGGAGCCGGTGGCGGAGTCCATGATGGACAAGATCTCCGACAAGTTCCACGGCGGCGggggctcctcgtcgtcgtcgtcgtcggactCGGACGACGACAAGAAGGGGTCGGCGGCGGGCGTCAAGGCCAAGATCTACCGCCTCTTCGGCCGCGAGCAGCCCGTCCACGCCGTCCTCGGCGGCGGCAAGC CTGCTGATCTTGTTCTATGGAGGAACAAGAAGATCTCCGGAGGGGTGCTCGCTGGCGCTACGGCCATCTGGCTGCTGTTCGAGGTCATGGAGTACCATCTGCTCACCTTAGTGGGCCACTGCCTCATCCTCTCCCTGGCCACCCTGTTCCTCTGGTCCAATGTCTGCATTTTCATTCACAA GTCTCCCCCGAACATTCCTGAGGTGAAAATTCCGGAGGACTTGACTGTAAACATTGCCCTATCACTGCGGCATGAGATCAACCGGGGCCTGTTTACCTTGAGAGAGATTGGTCATGGTCGTGATCTGAAGAAATTCCTCATT GTGATTGGAGGGCTCTGGGTTCTTTCTGTTCTTGGGAGCTGCTGCAACTTTTTGACATTGTCATATATAG TCTTTGTGGTGCTGTACACTGTCCCAGTTCTGTATGAGAAGTATGATGACAAGGTTGATGCTTTTGGTGAGAAGGCCATGATCGAGTTGAAGAAGTATTATGCCATCTTTGAAGAGAAGGTCCTGTCGAAGATCCCGAAGGGTGCTTTGAAAAACAAG